In the Streptomyces sp. FXJ1.172 genome, one interval contains:
- a CDS encoding MarR family winged helix-turn-helix transcriptional regulator, producing MSQRPVPAERHENPALLATNLRIVLGQLVRRLREQSTVGDLTKSQEAVLLRLQRDGSATATELARAEGMRPQSMAKIVQALVEAGLLIGAADPSDGRRTLLTLTETARDHFRTGQLAKDDWLTRAILNSLTPEEVDLLAASVPSLRRLSQYP from the coding sequence ATGAGTCAGAGGCCGGTGCCGGCCGAACGGCACGAAAATCCCGCACTGCTCGCGACGAATCTGCGGATCGTGCTCGGTCAGCTCGTGCGCAGGCTGCGGGAGCAGAGCACGGTCGGCGACCTCACCAAATCGCAGGAGGCCGTGCTGCTGCGGCTGCAACGCGACGGGTCTGCCACCGCGACCGAGCTGGCCAGGGCCGAGGGGATGCGTCCGCAGTCGATGGCGAAGATCGTCCAGGCGCTGGTGGAAGCGGGACTGCTGATCGGAGCGGCCGATCCCTCCGACGGCCGCCGCACTCTGCTCACGCTCACCGAGACCGCCCGGGACCACTTCCGCACCGGACAGCTCGCCAAGGACGACTGGCTCACGCGGGCGATCCTGAACAGCCTCACGCCCGAGGAGGTCGACCTCCTCGCCGCGAGCGTGCCGTCGCTGCGCCGCCTGTCCCAGTACCCCTGA
- a CDS encoding catalase gives MPENHQKPLTTAAGAPVPDNQNSLTAGPRGPMLLQDVWFLEKLAHFDREVIPERRMHAKGSGAFGTFTVTHDITRYTSAKIFSEVGKRTAMFARFSTVAGERGAADAERDIRGFALKFYTDEGNWDLVGNNTPVFFFRDPLKFPDLNHAVKRDPRTNLRDPENNWDFWTNLPEALHQVTIVMSDRGIPASYRHMHGFGSHTYSLVNAEGERFWVKFHHRTQQGVRNLTDAEARDLIGKDRESHQRDLFEAIENGDFPKWKLCIQVMPEADAENYRFHPFDLTKVWSKKDYPLIEVGEWELHRNPDNYFADVEQAAFTPANVVPGIGFSPDRMLQGRLFSYGDAQRYRLGVNHHQIPVNAPTNPVNSYHRDGGMRVDVNQGATPGIEPNSYGRWRDQPAFREPSQAVGAVADRFDFRAEDDNYFEQPGDLFRLMSPEQQQALFENTARAINGASQRTVERHIANCTQADPAYGEGVRKAIESLAAGDL, from the coding sequence GTGCCCGAGAACCACCAGAAACCGTTGACAACGGCTGCCGGCGCACCGGTTCCCGACAACCAGAACTCCCTGACGGCCGGTCCGCGCGGCCCGATGCTCCTGCAGGACGTGTGGTTCTTGGAGAAGCTCGCCCACTTCGACCGCGAGGTCATCCCGGAGCGCCGGATGCACGCCAAGGGCTCGGGGGCGTTCGGGACCTTCACGGTGACCCACGACATCACGCGGTACACGAGCGCGAAGATCTTCTCCGAAGTCGGCAAGCGAACCGCGATGTTCGCCCGCTTCTCCACCGTCGCGGGTGAGCGCGGCGCGGCCGACGCCGAGCGCGACATCCGCGGCTTCGCCCTGAAGTTCTACACGGACGAGGGCAACTGGGACCTGGTCGGGAACAACACCCCGGTGTTCTTCTTCCGCGACCCGCTGAAGTTTCCCGACCTCAACCACGCGGTGAAGCGCGACCCGCGCACCAACCTCCGCGACCCCGAGAACAACTGGGACTTCTGGACCAACCTCCCCGAAGCCCTGCACCAGGTCACCATCGTGATGTCCGACCGCGGCATCCCCGCCTCGTACCGGCACATGCACGGCTTCGGCTCCCACACCTACAGCCTGGTCAACGCCGAGGGCGAACGGTTCTGGGTCAAGTTCCACCACCGCACCCAGCAGGGCGTCAGGAACCTCACCGACGCCGAGGCCCGCGACCTCATCGGCAAGGACCGCGAGTCGCACCAGCGCGACCTCTTCGAGGCCATCGAGAACGGCGACTTCCCGAAGTGGAAGCTGTGCATCCAGGTCATGCCGGAGGCGGACGCGGAGAACTACCGCTTCCACCCCTTCGACCTGACCAAGGTCTGGTCGAAGAAGGATTATCCGCTGATCGAGGTCGGCGAATGGGAACTCCACCGCAACCCCGACAACTACTTCGCGGACGTCGAGCAGGCCGCCTTCACCCCGGCGAACGTGGTTCCGGGCATCGGCTTCTCCCCCGACAGGATGCTGCAGGGCCGCCTCTTCTCTTACGGCGACGCCCAGCGCTACCGCCTCGGCGTGAACCACCACCAGATCCCCGTCAACGCCCCGACGAATCCGGTGAACTCCTACCACCGCGACGGTGGCATGCGCGTCGACGTCAACCAGGGAGCCACCCCCGGCATCGAGCCCAACTCCTACGGACGCTGGCGGGATCAGCCCGCCTTCCGCGAGCCGAGCCAGGCCGTGGGTGCCGTCGCCGACCGGTTCGACTTCCGCGCCGAGGACGACAACTACTTCGAGCAGCCCGGCGACCTGTTCCGCCTGATGAGCCCCGAGCAGCAGCAGGCTCTCTTCGAGAACACGGCACGCGCGATCAACGGCGCGTCCCAGCGGACCGTCGAACGGCACATTGCCAACTGCACCCAGGCCGACCCGGCCTACGGCGAAGGCGTCCGCAAGGCGATCGAGTCCCTGGCCGCCGGGGATCTGTGA
- a CDS encoding ankyrin repeat domain-containing protein, whose amino-acid sequence MTSGGLTPEQTRRVLAIAMDLAREGDTGQLVAFVEHGLPVDASDAAGNTLVMLAAYHGHAGTVQALIGLGADPDLRNARDQSPLAGALFKGADDVVLVLRRAGADPDSGTPTARTAAAMFGRGHLLAD is encoded by the coding sequence ATGACCAGCGGTGGACTGACTCCTGAGCAGACGCGACGGGTCCTGGCCATCGCCATGGACCTGGCCCGGGAGGGCGACACCGGACAGTTGGTGGCCTTCGTGGAGCATGGGCTCCCGGTGGACGCGAGCGACGCGGCCGGCAACACCCTTGTGATGCTCGCCGCTTATCACGGCCACGCCGGCACCGTGCAGGCCCTGATCGGGCTCGGCGCCGACCCGGATCTGCGCAACGCCCGGGACCAGAGCCCCCTGGCCGGTGCCCTGTTCAAGGGTGCGGACGACGTGGTGCTGGTCCTGCGGCGGGCCGGCGCCGATCCGGACTCCGGTACGCCGACCGCACGGACCGCCGCGGCCATGTTCGGCCGCGGCCATCTGCTCGCGGACTGA
- a CDS encoding chorismate mutase: MTDHVMSPDERAQEIEKRRQVIDRLDRRIVALVAERTRVVRELTEFKQDEETVRSPGRVEQVIAKIRGIAEEEDMPPAIAEAVYRTLIAELTRMQLDRLTERREIAARTGQPC; this comes from the coding sequence ATGACTGACCACGTCATGTCCCCGGACGAACGCGCCCAGGAGATAGAGAAGCGACGGCAGGTAATCGACCGCTTGGACCGGAGGATCGTCGCCCTGGTCGCCGAACGCACCCGTGTCGTACGCGAGCTGACGGAGTTCAAGCAGGACGAGGAGACCGTCCGCTCGCCCGGCCGGGTGGAGCAGGTGATCGCGAAGATCCGCGGCATCGCCGAGGAGGAGGACATGCCCCCGGCCATCGCGGAAGCGGTGTACCGCACACTGATCGCGGAGCTGACCCGGATGCAGCTGGACCGGCTTACCGAACGCCGCGAGATCGCCGCCCGGACCGGACAGCCCTGCTGA
- a CDS encoding cupin domain-containing protein, which translates to MTTESPNTTPTRQPELVGIDFENIPWEKWEKPGADGRVKIAHADGRRVRLLELPAGFDEETWCERDHLGYVLQGEFTIHFDDESVACRPGMGFVIPGHRRHRSQGAQGEQTVVYVIDHTPGS; encoded by the coding sequence ATGACGACCGAGTCCCCGAACACCACGCCCACCCGCCAGCCCGAACTGGTGGGAATCGACTTCGAGAACATCCCATGGGAGAAGTGGGAGAAGCCCGGAGCCGACGGCCGCGTGAAGATCGCCCACGCCGACGGTCGGCGCGTTCGCCTCCTTGAACTCCCCGCGGGCTTCGACGAGGAGACCTGGTGCGAACGCGACCACCTGGGATACGTACTCCAGGGCGAATTCACCATACATTTCGACGACGAGTCGGTCGCCTGCCGACCCGGCATGGGCTTCGTCATTCCCGGTCACCGGCGCCACCGGTCCCAGGGGGCCCAGGGCGAGCAGACCGTCGTCTACGTCATCGACCACACCCCCGGGTCATGA
- a CDS encoding flavodoxin family protein, producing MAPHRPVILGISGSERPAGNTRLALERAGELVHARDAEFRVIALRDHLITPCGPCGDCNSRPTPCTIQDDVPAIVEQMKAADGIIYAVPVHGFGMAHPMQIFIERAGVGHLRFERPLANKVGGVIVIGRRYSDTAVHSQLVDNILLNRMILVGSGFPVLLRNASDQPGLTDTEGLDAMERMISRMIDMVELLKRHEDAGPGPVLPPDDVNERAQRRPRMAPTP from the coding sequence ATGGCCCCGCACCGACCTGTCATCCTCGGAATCTCCGGATCCGAACGCCCCGCCGGAAACACCCGACTCGCCCTCGAACGAGCCGGCGAACTCGTACACGCACGCGACGCCGAATTCCGCGTCATCGCCTTACGGGACCACCTGATCACCCCGTGCGGCCCGTGCGGCGACTGCAACAGCCGGCCGACTCCCTGCACGATCCAGGATGACGTACCCGCGATCGTCGAACAGATGAAAGCCGCGGACGGCATCATCTACGCCGTACCCGTGCACGGCTTCGGCATGGCACACCCCATGCAGATCTTCATCGAACGCGCCGGGGTCGGCCACCTGCGGTTCGAGCGGCCACTCGCCAACAAGGTGGGCGGGGTCATCGTGATCGGGCGCCGCTACAGCGACACCGCCGTCCACAGCCAGTTGGTGGACAACATCCTGCTCAACCGCATGATTCTGGTGGGCAGCGGGTTCCCCGTGCTGCTGCGCAACGCCTCGGACCAACCCGGCCTGACCGACACCGAGGGGCTGGACGCGATGGAACGCATGATCAGCCGAATGATCGACATGGTGGAACTGCTCAAGCGGCACGAAGACGCCGGCCCCGGGCCGGTCCTGCCCCCCGACGATGTCAACGAACGGGCCCAGCGCCGCCCCCGCATGGCCCCCACCCCATAA
- a CDS encoding anthranilate synthase component II produces the protein MNDAAPNRPPRVLLVDAYDSFSHIIDQYLLTLGAETTVVRSHTRTPAELLATEPDAVVLGPGPGHPAGSGHVELVHAFAGRVPVLGVCLGHQAIGLAYGGGVAVARTLMHGKTSTVLHDGQGVFEGAAPELVVTRYHSLVVTDPLPGDLKVTATSLDDRHVMGLRHRTLAVEGVQFHPESVTTHDGLRLFGNFLSAVRTPVRR, from the coding sequence GTGAACGACGCCGCACCGAACCGGCCGCCACGCGTGCTGCTCGTCGACGCCTACGACAGCTTCAGCCACATCATCGACCAGTACCTGCTCACACTGGGTGCCGAGACCACAGTGGTGCGCTCCCACACCCGAACGCCCGCCGAGTTGCTGGCCACCGAGCCCGACGCGGTCGTGCTGGGTCCCGGCCCGGGGCACCCGGCCGGCTCCGGACACGTCGAGCTGGTGCACGCGTTCGCCGGCCGGGTGCCGGTCCTGGGCGTCTGCCTGGGGCATCAGGCGATCGGACTGGCCTACGGAGGAGGCGTCGCCGTGGCACGCACGCTGATGCACGGCAAGACCAGCACCGTCCTCCACGACGGACAAGGGGTGTTCGAGGGTGCCGCACCGGAGCTGGTGGTCACCCGCTACCACTCCCTCGTCGTCACCGATCCGCTGCCCGGCGATCTCAAAGTCACCGCCACTTCCCTGGACGACCGGCACGTCATGGGGCTGCGACACCGCACGCTGGCGGTGGAGGGCGTCCAGTTCCACCCGGAGAGCGTGACCACTCACGACGGACTCAGGCTCTTCGGCAATTTCCTGTCCGCCGTCCGCACCCCGGTGCGGCGGTGA
- a CDS encoding anthranilate synthase component I family protein: MRNATPLVESGTAADHSPIHVQVISREVAHVPALQVYETLAGDRAPDDVYLFESAGGPPTDRQVTVVGWGRLAELQMYADRVELVAPPPLAAAISGAVSATAAGPATERSGTLVWPARDPWEVVRAVQGVFRVATDVPTSSFAFGFLTTLAYEAAWEIENLPPVKAGHRPPHCTLTLFRDVLWYDLDGGTVQHLSARGELLGVPADRPPAEVLAEVLAEAAVLASGPKPALPAAPEPRSVRDTVPRDVFLERVERCLCHIGAGDSYQIQIGHRIDVESDLTPYEVYRRLRHRSPSPYMYLVPWAGRTVIGASPELFFRLREGRITMRPIAGTAPRSADAATDARLAAELTTSAKEQAEHVMLVDLCRNDIGRVCIPGTLMVETMMEAEPFASVHHLVSTVSGQCRPDVDVWDTVRATFPAGTMTGAPKVRAMEIIHDIEDEPRGVYAGALGLVDTRGYAVFALCIRTAVHDGQRYSTQASAGVVADSVPHAEWRETLAKMSAAYWALTDQELLP, from the coding sequence ATGAGGAACGCGACGCCTTTAGTGGAAAGCGGAACCGCCGCGGACCACTCACCCATTCACGTCCAGGTGATCTCGCGGGAGGTTGCGCACGTACCCGCGCTGCAGGTCTACGAGACCCTGGCCGGTGATCGGGCCCCGGACGACGTCTACCTCTTCGAGAGTGCGGGCGGGCCGCCCACCGACCGGCAGGTGACCGTGGTCGGCTGGGGGCGCCTGGCGGAACTGCAGATGTACGCGGACCGCGTCGAACTCGTCGCTCCCCCGCCGCTCGCAGCCGCGATCTCTGGCGCGGTCTCGGCCACGGCCGCGGGGCCCGCCACGGAGCGAAGTGGCACCCTGGTGTGGCCGGCGAGGGACCCATGGGAGGTGGTGCGCGCGGTCCAGGGCGTGTTCCGCGTCGCGACGGACGTGCCCACGTCCTCCTTCGCCTTCGGGTTCCTGACGACGCTGGCCTACGAGGCGGCTTGGGAGATCGAGAACCTTCCGCCCGTGAAGGCCGGACACCGTCCGCCGCACTGCACGCTCACACTCTTTCGGGATGTCCTCTGGTACGACCTGGACGGCGGCACGGTGCAGCACCTGTCGGCGCGTGGCGAACTCCTGGGCGTGCCGGCCGACCGGCCGCCGGCCGAGGTGCTGGCCGAGGTGCTGGCCGAGGCAGCGGTCCTCGCGAGCGGTCCAAAGCCCGCGCTGCCCGCCGCCCCCGAGCCCCGGTCGGTGCGGGACACCGTACCCAGAGACGTCTTCCTGGAGCGGGTCGAGCGGTGCCTGTGTCACATCGGGGCGGGTGACAGCTACCAGATCCAGATCGGCCACCGTATCGACGTCGAGTCCGACCTCACGCCGTACGAGGTGTACCGGCGGCTGCGGCATCGTTCCCCCTCCCCGTACATGTACCTGGTTCCATGGGCCGGCCGGACCGTCATCGGCGCCAGTCCGGAGCTGTTCTTCCGGCTCCGGGAGGGCCGGATCACCATGCGTCCGATCGCTGGTACCGCGCCACGCTCGGCGGACGCGGCGACCGATGCCCGGCTCGCGGCGGAGCTGACCACGAGCGCGAAGGAGCAGGCGGAGCACGTCATGCTCGTCGACCTGTGCCGCAACGACATCGGCCGCGTCTGCATACCGGGCACGCTCATGGTCGAGACGATGATGGAGGCCGAGCCCTTCGCATCCGTGCACCACCTGGTCTCGACCGTCTCGGGGCAGTGCCGGCCGGACGTGGACGTCTGGGACACGGTACGAGCCACGTTCCCGGCCGGTACCATGACGGGCGCGCCGAAGGTGCGCGCCATGGAGATCATCCACGACATCGAGGACGAGCCGCGGGGCGTCTACGCGGGAGCCCTCGGCCTGGTGGACACGCGCGGGTATGCCGTGTTCGCCCTGTGCATCCGCACCGCCGTCCACGACGGGCAGCGCTACAGCACGCAGGCGTCGGCCGGCGTCGTCGCCGACTCGGTGCCGCACGCCGAGTGGCGCGAGACACTCGCCAAGATGAGCGCGGCGTACTGGGCCCTGACCGACCAGGAGCTGCTGCCGTGA
- a CDS encoding GNAT family N-acetyltransferase, translated as MTDPNEVSRAAHAFQSAVDELAGVLPNGFRKRSPGGALLATTGSLIPALNGITSAEPTADKAEIALLCDAAEPHVKGLPWSIRLRGEPDEGIVAVAADHGLTTLTRQPFMLLQLTDDRTAQEPDHGPASVRPLRDDEYEVFAEVLGAAFGAPPAIITSLYTPLVLGQPFVRAYVAEVDGVPAAAGLAILTGEYVALANIGTVSEYRRQGLGRAVTETILRDAHAAGARTAYLHSSDEAIPLFEQAGFRTEEFWTFITA; from the coding sequence ATGACTGACCCCAATGAGGTTTCCAGGGCCGCCCACGCCTTTCAGTCGGCGGTGGACGAACTCGCCGGCGTGCTCCCGAACGGGTTTCGGAAGCGTAGTCCCGGTGGCGCTCTGCTGGCGACCACCGGCTCGCTGATCCCCGCGCTCAATGGGATCACGAGCGCGGAACCCACCGCGGACAAGGCGGAGATCGCCCTGCTCTGCGACGCGGCCGAGCCACACGTCAAGGGACTTCCCTGGAGCATCCGGCTTCGTGGCGAGCCGGATGAGGGGATCGTCGCCGTCGCCGCCGACCACGGGCTCACCACGCTCACGCGGCAGCCCTTCATGCTGCTGCAGCTGACGGACGACCGGACCGCGCAGGAGCCCGACCATGGACCGGCCTCCGTACGTCCGTTGCGTGACGATGAGTACGAGGTCTTCGCCGAAGTCCTCGGCGCCGCGTTCGGGGCTCCGCCCGCGATCATCACCAGCCTCTACACGCCTCTTGTCCTCGGTCAGCCCTTCGTCCGCGCCTACGTCGCCGAGGTGGACGGTGTGCCCGCCGCGGCGGGACTGGCGATCCTCACCGGCGAATACGTCGCGCTCGCCAACATCGGGACCGTTTCCGAGTACCGCCGCCAGGGTCTCGGCCGGGCCGTCACCGAGACGATCCTGCGGGACGCACACGCCGCCGGCGCCCGCACGGCGTACCTGCACTCCAGCGACGAAGCGATACCCCTGTTCGAGCAGGCCGGCTTCCGCACCGAGGAGTTCTGGACCTTTATCACCGCGTAA
- a CDS encoding MFS transporter, translating to MKTATDSPTSSSPLWKYPRFRRFASASLISATGSAMAPLALAYSVIGQGGEAGDLGLVLAANTVPTIVFLLVGGVFADRLSRSLLLFSGNLLAAAAQGVLAVTVAGGHATTVSIAACGFLSGIATSIIAPASQGAVAQIVPAEQLQQANAMLRLPGNAVRALAPVIGGVIVAASGAAWALAWDAVTFAAAAVLLRGLRLDAPVTTNSLLADLRAGWTGFWSRTWLWTYTAAGTVLVAAWLAGFQLLGPLIAAQHYAGARDWGLIQAAYASGLLAGTLVCLRWKPYRLLAVAVATSGALALPLAAMGSGLPLSLVLLAALFAGIGLDIQVVTLTTAFQQHIPHAEQGRMSALGGLGERLAIPLGYLITALAARSWDSQSILLGCAGLIAGATVLNLCVPDVYGLNRLAEGTQLRSTK from the coding sequence ATGAAGACAGCCACCGACTCACCGACCAGCAGCAGCCCCCTGTGGAAATACCCGCGCTTCCGGCGGTTCGCATCGGCCAGTCTCATCTCGGCCACCGGGTCGGCGATGGCCCCCCTGGCACTTGCCTATTCCGTCATCGGTCAGGGCGGAGAAGCGGGAGATCTCGGTCTGGTGCTTGCCGCGAACACTGTCCCGACGATTGTTTTTCTTCTCGTGGGGGGCGTCTTCGCGGACCGCCTCTCGCGAAGCCTGCTGCTCTTCTCCGGTAATCTGCTGGCGGCAGCCGCTCAGGGTGTGCTGGCGGTCACGGTGGCCGGCGGCCATGCGACGACGGTGTCGATCGCCGCGTGCGGCTTCCTCTCAGGAATCGCAACGTCGATCATCGCTCCTGCCTCGCAGGGCGCCGTCGCTCAGATCGTTCCCGCGGAGCAACTGCAGCAGGCCAACGCGATGCTCCGGCTGCCGGGGAACGCCGTCAGAGCCCTGGCGCCCGTCATCGGCGGAGTCATCGTCGCCGCCAGCGGCGCGGCGTGGGCCCTGGCCTGGGACGCGGTCACATTCGCCGCCGCGGCCGTGCTGCTTCGCGGCCTGCGCCTTGACGCGCCGGTCACCACCAATAGTCTCCTGGCGGATCTGCGGGCAGGATGGACGGGCTTCTGGTCGCGTACCTGGCTGTGGACCTATACGGCTGCCGGGACCGTGCTCGTCGCGGCCTGGCTGGCAGGCTTCCAGCTTCTCGGCCCCCTGATCGCCGCTCAGCACTACGCCGGTGCGCGCGACTGGGGCCTGATCCAGGCTGCCTACGCCTCCGGTCTGCTGGCCGGGACGCTCGTCTGCCTGCGCTGGAAGCCGTATCGCCTGCTCGCCGTCGCGGTCGCGACGAGTGGTGCTCTCGCGCTCCCCCTGGCCGCCATGGGAAGTGGCCTGCCGCTGTCACTCGTCCTGCTGGCCGCCCTCTTCGCGGGTATCGGACTCGACATCCAGGTCGTCACACTCACCACCGCGTTCCAACAGCACATCCCCCACGCCGAACAGGGCCGCATGAGCGCGCTCGGTGGGCTCGGGGAGCGCCTCGCCATCCCTCTCGGCTACCTCATCACCGCTCTCGCGGCCCGCTCATGGGACAGCCAGAGCATTCTGCTGGGATGCGCCGGCCTGATCGCCGGGGCTACCGTCCTCAATCTCTGCGTCCCGGATGTGTACGGCCTCAACCGTCTGGCGGAAGGCACACAGCTCCGGAGCACGAAGTGA